A part of Mycolicibacterium sp. TUM20985 genomic DNA contains:
- a CDS encoding nitroreductase family deazaflavin-dependent oxidoreductase — protein sequence MTPKRPPLVISVLAPRLLKWVSRSNVAVYRATDGRVGGHELGLPLCLLTTTGRKSGLSRTSPLIFMADGARVVLVASQGGLPTHPMWFLNLCANPEVRVQIRTQTSTMQARVADDAERTQLWPRLVAHNPRWAKYQSWTDRVIPVVVCEPA from the coding sequence ATGACACCCAAGAGGCCGCCGCTTGTTATCTCGGTGCTGGCTCCCCGCCTGCTGAAATGGGTGTCCAGGTCGAACGTGGCGGTCTATCGCGCCACCGACGGGCGCGTCGGTGGCCACGAACTAGGGCTCCCGCTGTGTCTGTTGACCACGACTGGCCGCAAGAGTGGGTTGTCCCGAACGAGCCCACTGATATTCATGGCCGACGGCGCCCGGGTGGTCCTGGTGGCGTCACAGGGCGGTCTGCCCACACACCCAATGTGGTTTCTGAATCTGTGCGCCAACCCCGAGGTGCGCGTCCAGATCCGAACGCAGACTTCTACCATGCAGGCCCGCGTCGCCGACGACGCGGAACGCACCCAACTGTGGCCGAGACTCGTTGCGCACAACCCGCGGTGGGCCAAATACCAATCGTGGACCGACAGGGTGATTCCGGTCGTGGTTTGCGAGCCGGCCTAG
- the folE gene encoding GTP cyclohydrolase I — protein sequence MHSSPALQLVHEPSHRDLAAAEVAAAAFLRALGISLDSESLAGTPGRMTRGYAELFTPRAFDLTTFPNDEGYDELVVSRNLPLRSVCEHHMLPFVGIAHIGYLPGERVIGLSKLARVAEHFACRPQRQERLTKQIADWLDEKLAPRGVGVVIGAQHSCVTLRGVQAAGSCTLTSAMLGALREDPRSRQEFFALTGANA from the coding sequence ATGCATTCCAGCCCGGCACTGCAACTCGTGCACGAACCATCACATCGGGATCTGGCCGCCGCCGAAGTCGCTGCGGCCGCATTCCTTCGAGCCCTGGGGATTTCCTTGGATTCGGAGAGTCTTGCAGGCACACCGGGTCGGATGACGCGCGGCTACGCCGAACTGTTCACTCCGCGGGCCTTCGATCTGACCACCTTTCCCAACGACGAGGGCTACGACGAACTCGTCGTTTCCCGCAACCTGCCGCTGCGATCGGTGTGCGAGCATCACATGTTGCCCTTCGTCGGGATCGCACACATCGGGTATCTGCCCGGCGAGCGCGTCATCGGACTATCCAAGCTCGCCCGCGTCGCCGAGCACTTCGCCTGTCGGCCTCAGCGCCAGGAACGGCTCACCAAACAGATCGCCGATTGGCTAGACGAAAAGCTCGCGCCCCGCGGCGTTGGCGTCGTCATCGGAGCTCAACACAGCTGCGTGACCCTGCGAGGTGTGCAAGCCGCCGGGTCGTGCACCCTCACCTCCGCAATGCTCGGCGCCCTCCGCGAGGACCCCCGTTCACGTCAGGAGTTCTTCGCACTGACTGGCGCCAACGCCTAA
- the acnA gene encoding aconitate hydratase produces the protein MSLNGFGARDRLVVDGQGYDIFRLDRVQTAQRLPYSLRVLLENLVRNEDGRLVTGEQVQALAAWDPLRQSGTEIQFTPARVLMQDFTGVPCVVDLVAMRDAMTALGGDAARINPLIPTELVIDHSVIADTFARPDAFGVNAGLEFHRNRERYQLLRWAQQAFDDFLVVPPDTGICHQVNLEYLARVVFTRAGPDGLQAYPDTLVGTDSHTPMVNGLGVLGWGVGGIEAEAAMLGQPMSMLIPQVLGLKLTGELREGTTATDLVLTVAELLRQTGVVGKFVDFYGPGVANVPLANRATLGNMSPEYGSTCAIFPIDGETLTYLRLTGRPEPQIRLVEAYAKEQGLWHDPDDEPVYSQSVELDLAGVEPSIAGPKRPQDRIPLSMASHAVGSLLAGGPRSVMQAAGLDEALGESFPASDPVAIDHDRDDDVPFAPCGCGQSHEWRLNPVSVTLEDGTRVEIGHGHVVIAAITSCTNTSNPSVMIGAGLLAKKAVERGLSRQPWVKTTLAPGSRVVTDYYDRAGLTPYLDRLGFSLVGYGCTTCIGNSGPLIPQVSAAVTGHDLTVCSVLSGNRNFEGRIHPECKMNFLTSPPLVIAYALTGTMLADLLNDPLGTDSAGQPVYLRDIWPSTQEVKEVIDECVQAEMYTRGYADVLVGDDHWRSLDVASGQIFDWDAGSTYVRRPPYFDDMRADPDPVTDISGARVLAMLGDSVTTDHISPAGAIKFDSPAGTYLQEHQVERKDFNSYGSRRGNHEVMIRGTFANIRLRNLLAPGTEGGVTRHLPDGEAMSIFAAATRYAADHVPLIILAGAEYGSGSSRDWAAKGTLLLGVKAVLATSFERIHRSNLIGMSVLPLQFAQGESPESLGLTGEEVYSITGLTANGASGPLPNRVTVRAETGGSATEFDVTVRIDTPAEASYYRHGGILRYVLRQLLGQDPK, from the coding sequence GTGAGCCTCAACGGTTTCGGTGCCCGTGATCGGCTCGTCGTCGACGGCCAAGGCTACGACATCTTTCGCCTGGACCGGGTGCAGACCGCGCAGCGATTGCCCTACAGCCTGCGGGTGCTGCTGGAGAATTTGGTGCGCAATGAGGACGGCCGTCTGGTCACCGGCGAGCAGGTGCAGGCGTTGGCGGCATGGGATCCCTTGCGGCAGAGCGGGACCGAGATCCAGTTCACCCCTGCGCGGGTGTTGATGCAGGATTTCACCGGCGTCCCCTGCGTGGTCGACCTGGTCGCGATGCGTGATGCGATGACCGCGCTCGGGGGGGACGCGGCAAGAATCAATCCGCTGATCCCCACGGAGTTGGTCATCGACCACTCGGTGATCGCGGATACGTTCGCCCGTCCCGACGCGTTCGGCGTCAACGCCGGCCTGGAGTTTCACCGCAACCGGGAGCGCTACCAGCTGCTGCGGTGGGCACAGCAGGCGTTCGACGATTTCCTGGTCGTCCCGCCAGACACCGGAATTTGCCATCAGGTCAACCTCGAGTATCTGGCCCGGGTGGTGTTCACCCGGGCCGGCCCAGATGGGCTCCAGGCCTATCCGGACACGCTCGTCGGCACCGACTCGCACACCCCGATGGTCAACGGGCTCGGCGTACTCGGTTGGGGGGTCGGCGGCATCGAGGCGGAGGCGGCCATGCTCGGGCAGCCGATGAGCATGCTGATCCCGCAGGTGCTCGGTCTCAAGCTCACCGGGGAGCTGCGCGAAGGCACGACCGCCACCGATCTGGTGCTCACGGTCGCCGAACTGCTGCGTCAGACTGGGGTGGTGGGGAAGTTCGTCGACTTCTACGGCCCCGGCGTGGCGAACGTGCCGCTGGCGAACCGCGCGACCCTGGGGAACATGAGTCCCGAATACGGTTCGACCTGTGCGATCTTCCCGATCGACGGGGAAACGCTGACCTATCTGCGGCTGACCGGACGCCCCGAACCCCAGATACGACTGGTCGAGGCGTACGCCAAGGAACAGGGTTTGTGGCATGACCCTGATGACGAGCCGGTCTACAGCCAAAGCGTCGAACTGGACCTGGCTGGCGTTGAGCCATCGATCGCCGGGCCGAAGCGACCACAGGATCGAATCCCGCTGTCCATGGCCTCGCATGCGGTCGGTTCGCTGCTTGCCGGTGGCCCTCGGTCGGTCATGCAGGCGGCGGGGCTCGATGAGGCGTTGGGTGAATCATTCCCGGCAAGTGACCCGGTGGCCATCGACCACGACCGCGACGACGACGTCCCGTTTGCGCCGTGCGGTTGCGGCCAGTCCCACGAGTGGCGGTTGAACCCGGTGTCGGTGACCCTCGAGGACGGCACCCGCGTGGAAATCGGTCACGGCCACGTGGTGATCGCCGCGATCACCTCGTGCACCAACACTTCCAACCCGTCGGTCATGATCGGTGCCGGCCTGCTGGCCAAGAAGGCCGTTGAGCGCGGCCTGTCCCGACAGCCTTGGGTGAAGACGACACTCGCACCCGGCTCGCGTGTCGTCACCGACTACTACGACCGGGCCGGACTGACCCCCTACCTAGATCGGCTCGGGTTTTCCTTGGTCGGCTACGGCTGCACCACCTGCATCGGCAATTCTGGACCGTTGATCCCGCAGGTCAGCGCAGCCGTCACCGGACACGACCTGACGGTGTGCTCGGTACTGTCGGGCAACCGGAACTTCGAGGGCCGCATCCATCCCGAGTGCAAGATGAATTTCCTGACCTCCCCGCCGCTGGTGATCGCCTACGCGCTGACCGGCACCATGCTTGCTGACCTGCTCAACGATCCCCTCGGCACCGACTCCGCCGGCCAACCGGTGTACTTGCGAGACATCTGGCCCAGCACCCAGGAGGTCAAGGAGGTGATCGACGAGTGCGTGCAAGCCGAGATGTACACCCGCGGCTACGCCGACGTGCTAGTCGGCGACGACCACTGGCGCAGCCTGGACGTCGCCAGCGGGCAAATCTTCGATTGGGACGCCGGATCCACCTATGTCCGCCGCCCCCCGTACTTCGACGACATGCGCGCCGATCCGGATCCGGTGACGGACATCAGCGGGGCCAGAGTCCTTGCGATGTTGGGTGATTCGGTGACCACCGACCACATCTCACCGGCCGGAGCGATCAAGTTCGATTCACCGGCCGGGACATACCTGCAAGAACATCAGGTGGAGCGGAAGGACTTCAACTCCTACGGATCCCGGCGCGGCAACCACGAGGTGATGATTCGCGGCACCTTCGCCAACATTCGGTTGCGCAACCTGCTGGCGCCAGGCACCGAGGGGGGTGTCACCCGGCACCTTCCCGACGGCGAGGCGATGTCGATCTTCGCAGCAGCCACCCGGTATGCCGCTGATCACGTGCCGTTGATCATCCTTGCCGGTGCCGAATACGGGTCCGGATCGTCACGCGATTGGGCGGCGAAGGGCACACTGCTGCTCGGCGTCAAGGCCGTGCTGGCCACCTCGTTCGAACGGATCCACCGATCCAACCTGATCGGCATGTCGGTGCTGCCGCTGCAATTCGCCCAGGGGGAGTCGCCCGAGAGTCTCGGGCTCACCGGTGAGGAGGTGTACTCGATCACCGGTCTCACCGCCAACGGAGCATCGGGACCCCTGCCGAATCGGGTGACGGTGCGGGCCGAGACGGGTGGATCTGCAACGGAATTCGATGTCACTGTGAGGATCGACACGCCGGCTGAGGCTTCCTACTACCGCCACGGCGGAATCCTGCGGTACGTGCTGCGGCAACTGCTCGGCCAAGATCCCAAGTAG
- a CDS encoding carboxymuconolactone decarboxylase family protein, with product MSDSLYQPTTPQMSARRKALAPNIHDAFDGFSRAVFANGALPEKTKQLIAVAVAHVTQCPYCITGHTKLARRKGASPEEIMEAIWVAAEMRAGGAFAHAALAIHAMDQVDAHAHTPGVDGEPS from the coding sequence ATGTCCGATTCGCTGTATCAGCCGACCACACCGCAGATGTCGGCTCGCCGAAAAGCTCTTGCTCCCAACATTCACGACGCCTTCGACGGGTTTTCCCGGGCGGTGTTCGCCAACGGTGCGCTGCCCGAGAAGACCAAACAGCTCATCGCCGTCGCAGTGGCACACGTGACCCAGTGTCCGTACTGCATCACCGGCCACACCAAGTTGGCGAGGCGCAAGGGTGCGAGCCCCGAAGAAATCATGGAGGCCATCTGGGTCGCGGCGGAGATGCGAGCCGGCGGCGCGTTTGCGCACGCCGCGTTGGCCATTCACGCGATGGATCAAGTCGACGCCCACGCTCACACCCCAGGTGTGGATGGAGAGCCGTCGTGA
- a CDS encoding OsmC family peroxiredoxin, which produces MSIADRTTQTTWEGPLASGEGTLSQGSSGALDGLQVTWASRTEQPGGKTSPEELAAAAHSSCFAMALALKLGENNTPPQRLDVHATVTLDAVDGVPTITTSRLKVTAKVAGLAADAFAAVVDEAATLCPVSRLFAGAKIIVDAKLD; this is translated from the coding sequence ATGAGCATCGCGGATCGGACCACGCAGACCACCTGGGAGGGTCCTCTAGCGTCTGGCGAAGGCACGCTGTCGCAGGGCAGTAGCGGCGCGTTGGACGGCCTGCAGGTGACCTGGGCCTCTCGAACCGAGCAACCAGGCGGCAAGACAAGTCCGGAGGAGCTGGCGGCGGCAGCACATTCATCGTGTTTCGCGATGGCGTTGGCATTGAAGTTGGGCGAGAACAACACCCCGCCACAACGGCTGGATGTGCACGCCACCGTGACCCTGGACGCAGTCGACGGGGTCCCGACGATCACCACGTCGCGGCTGAAGGTCACCGCAAAGGTGGCGGGGCTGGCTGCCGACGCCTTCGCCGCCGTGGTGGATGAGGCCGCAACGTTGTGCCCAGTGTCGCGATTGTTCGCCGGGGCGAAGATCATCGTCGATGCCAAGCTCGACTAG
- a CDS encoding Rv1733c family protein, translated as MTYPEQAQTRHPVTATVLEDSTAVVDGFGYTVSVQWHTAATEHAESLAWKHLVKAGDRIDIWVDTDGTPVSAPAPASNAGIDAVMAGITIWLSVLAAAAALTVLVRRRLNRLHSADWDRELCSVGERRST; from the coding sequence CTGACGTATCCCGAACAGGCACAGACGCGGCATCCGGTCACCGCGACCGTTCTCGAGGACAGCACCGCCGTCGTGGACGGCTTTGGATACACCGTCAGCGTCCAATGGCATACAGCAGCAACAGAACACGCCGAATCCTTGGCCTGGAAACACCTTGTCAAAGCCGGTGACCGTATCGACATCTGGGTGGACACCGACGGGACTCCGGTGAGTGCGCCGGCCCCGGCCTCGAATGCAGGCATCGATGCGGTGATGGCCGGGATCACGATTTGGCTGAGTGTGCTCGCCGCGGCGGCGGCGCTGACCGTTCTGGTGCGGCGGCGACTGAACCGTCTCCACAGTGCCGACTGGGACCGTGAACTGTGCAGCGTGGGGGAAAGGCGCTCGACATGA